From the Psychrobacillus sp. FSL K6-4046 genome, one window contains:
- the mutY gene encoding A/G-specific adenine glycosylase translates to MSEALVSWFLEEKRDLPWRKTTDPYKIWVSEVMLQQTKVDTVIPYYERFVSKYPSLESLAEANEGELLKEWEGLGYYSRARNLQAGVKEVVEQYDSIIPNNRKEISKLRGVGPYTAGAVLSIAYGVPEHAVDGNVMRVLSRILLIKEDIAKPKTKKIFEDAVMSLMYEENPSAFNQGLMELGAIICTPKKPKCLLCPVREFCSAFYEGVQEELPVKTINKKTKLHKMKAIVIQRDDGKILLEKRPSKGLLANMWQFPMVELPTATHTVEEVVELDYGIEIQKGNELLSFKHVFSHLVWEVESFEAKLINEKKLSLNSQWYSIEEVNNQPMPIPVLKIWNAWKERKNIT, encoded by the coding sequence ATGAGCGAGGCATTAGTTTCCTGGTTTTTAGAAGAAAAACGTGATTTACCGTGGAGAAAAACCACGGATCCCTATAAAATTTGGGTTTCCGAAGTAATGTTACAGCAAACAAAAGTTGATACAGTTATCCCTTATTATGAGAGATTTGTCTCTAAATATCCCTCGCTTGAATCTCTTGCAGAAGCTAATGAGGGAGAATTGCTAAAAGAGTGGGAAGGTCTGGGCTATTATTCTAGAGCACGCAATCTCCAAGCTGGAGTAAAAGAAGTTGTAGAACAATACGATAGCATCATACCGAACAACCGAAAGGAAATATCTAAGCTAAGAGGCGTTGGACCATATACGGCTGGAGCGGTGCTAAGTATTGCTTATGGTGTTCCAGAGCATGCTGTAGACGGGAATGTTATGAGAGTATTATCTCGGATTTTACTGATAAAAGAGGATATTGCTAAACCAAAGACGAAAAAGATATTTGAAGATGCCGTGATGAGCTTGATGTATGAGGAAAATCCCTCTGCCTTTAACCAAGGTTTAATGGAACTTGGTGCTATTATATGCACTCCAAAAAAGCCGAAATGTTTACTTTGTCCAGTAAGAGAATTTTGTTCAGCATTTTATGAAGGAGTTCAAGAAGAGCTTCCGGTTAAAACAATTAACAAAAAGACAAAATTACATAAAATGAAGGCAATAGTGATCCAACGAGATGACGGTAAGATTCTTTTAGAGAAGCGACCTTCTAAAGGTTTACTTGCTAATATGTGGCAATTTCCAATGGTTGAGCTTCCAACAGCGACTCACACTGTTGAAGAGGTAGTGGAGTTGGACTATGGAATAGAAATTCAAAAAGGAAATGAATTACTTTCTTTTAAGCATGTTTTTTCACATCTAGTATGGGAAGTTGAAAGTTTTGAAGCAAAGCTTATAAATGAAAAAAAATTATCCTTGAATAGCCAGTGGTATTCTATAGAAGAAGTGAACAATCA
- a CDS encoding metal-dependent hydrolase, which yields MDTGTHIVMGIALGGLAMADPVVTSSSLTTTAVIAGTIIGSQAPDIDTVLKLKNNAIYIRHHRGITHSIPAVLLWPLLISGVLWLIIPEVNWLHLWLWTFLAVFLHVFVDIFNSYGTQALRPFSKKWVALGVINTFDPIIFGFHVLGLLLWMFGFNPVPTFLTMYAIIAIYYILRFAVQSAVKNSVRKTIPDTTEIIVAPTIKFFQWRIAASSETHHYVGRAYGRSITIYDKFEREEIPDSPLVKAALKDTNLSAFTSFSPIYRWEITQFDHIHEVRLIDLRYRSNDYYPFVAVVHLDEDLNIINSYTGWIFSEDKLRKKLDFLPH from the coding sequence ATGGATACAGGCACACATATAGTCATGGGTATTGCACTTGGTGGTTTGGCAATGGCAGATCCTGTCGTTACAAGTAGTTCTTTGACTACTACTGCTGTTATTGCAGGTACTATCATTGGTTCTCAAGCCCCTGATATAGATACTGTTCTAAAATTAAAAAATAATGCCATATACATACGTCATCATCGTGGTATAACTCATTCTATTCCAGCCGTTTTACTATGGCCGTTACTTATATCTGGAGTATTGTGGCTAATTATTCCAGAGGTGAACTGGCTTCATCTTTGGCTTTGGACATTTTTAGCAGTATTTCTTCATGTTTTCGTGGATATATTTAATTCCTATGGTACCCAGGCATTACGACCCTTTTCTAAGAAATGGGTTGCACTAGGTGTCATTAATACATTTGATCCGATTATCTTTGGCTTTCATGTATTAGGATTATTACTATGGATGTTTGGCTTTAACCCAGTACCTACATTCCTAACCATGTACGCTATTATCGCCATTTATTATATACTACGCTTTGCAGTCCAAAGTGCGGTTAAAAATAGCGTGAGAAAAACAATTCCGGATACCACAGAAATTATTGTGGCTCCAACTATTAAGTTTTTTCAATGGAGGATTGCCGCAAGCTCCGAGACGCATCATTACGTTGGCCGAGCATACGGGCGTTCCATAACGATATACGACAAGTTTGAACGAGAGGAAATTCCAGACTCTCCTTTAGTAAAAGCTGCCTTAAAGGATACAAATCTAAGTGCCTTTACTTCGTTCTCCCCTATTTACAGATGGGAAATAACTCAATTCGATCATATCCATGAGGTTCGGTTAATCGATCTGCGTTACAGAAGTAATGATTACTATCCTTTTGTAGCAGTTGTACATTTGGATGAAGACCTTAATATCATCAACTCTTACACTGGTTGGATTTTCAGCGAAGATAAGCTAAGAAAAAAATTAGACTTTTTACCACATTAA
- a CDS encoding YfhJ family protein: METKINELTELLLEKNDKLSFEKARAWIELLWSDFESSYARAGYEYKGAAVTEMVIKKWIDGYGEQLHEFAGTNEKYKHLLETD; the protein is encoded by the coding sequence ATGGAAACTAAAATAAATGAATTAACAGAGTTATTACTTGAAAAAAACGACAAGCTTTCCTTTGAAAAGGCAAGAGCATGGATTGAATTACTTTGGTCTGACTTTGAATCATCCTATGCACGTGCAGGCTATGAATATAAAGGTGCTGCAGTAACAGAGATGGTTATTAAAAAGTGGATAGATGGATATGGTGAACAACTACACGAGTTTGCGGGTACTAACGAAAAGTACAAGCATTTATTGGAAACAGACTAA